The following proteins come from a genomic window of Meiothermus sp. Pnk-1:
- a CDS encoding helix-turn-helix domain-containing protein has translation MTRTGEDHSFCPVYEAINVLQEKWTLHIIRILLDGPRGFNELSRAVGGCNPATLTQRLERLEGLGIVSKTIHSTMPPRTSYALTEAGQALQEVIEAIDHWGRKYLPEPTSAAH, from the coding sequence ATGACCCGTACTGGCGAGGATCATTCATTTTGCCCGGTTTACGAGGCCATCAACGTTTTGCAAGAGAAGTGGACGTTGCACATTATCCGCATATTGCTCGATGGCCCGCGGGGCTTCAACGAACTCTCCCGAGCGGTGGGAGGATGCAACCCCGCCACCCTGACTCAGCGCCTTGAGCGGCTCGAGGGGCTTGGCATCGTTTCCAAGACCATCCACTCCACCATGCCGCCCCGCACCAGCTATGCCCTCACCGAGGCAGGCCAGGCCCTTCAGGAGGTGATCGAGGCCATTGACCACTGGGGACGCAAATACCTCCCCGAGCCGACCTCGGCGGCCCACTAA
- a CDS encoding helix-turn-helix domain-containing protein — protein sequence MLETERPIEVFLEILGRRGSFPILWTLARGPQRFSALQQETGLPPRTLSLRLKELEDLGLVSRAAYSQVPPRVDYALTRQGEGLRGVLEALASWEKTLYETPASGKSD from the coding sequence ATGCTCGAGACTGAGCGCCCGATAGAAGTATTTTTGGAAATTTTGGGCCGCCGCGGTTCCTTCCCCATCCTCTGGACTTTGGCGCGTGGGCCGCAGCGCTTCAGTGCGCTACAGCAGGAAACCGGCCTTCCTCCCCGCACCCTTTCGCTGCGGCTCAAAGAGCTCGAGGACCTCGGGCTGGTGAGCCGCGCCGCTTACTCTCAAGTCCCCCCGCGGGTAGACTACGCCCTCACCCGACAGGGCGAGGGGCTCAGAGGCGTTTTAGAGGCTTTGGCCAGTTGGGAGAAAACCTTATACGAAACCCCCGCTTCCGGCAAGAGCGACTGA
- the trpE gene encoding anthranilate synthase component I: MTQNLMIPVKKTLLADLETPVSAYLKLSEKATPSFLLESVEGGKAWARWSFVGVGARRTFRFKDGVFTVNGERVEARDPLRTLYQAIHRPIAPDPDLPLFWGGAVGYAAYDLIRHYEKLPALKPDLLGVPDLLFVEPEVLVVFDQFKQQLHIVAPAEEGGKAEALERIAWAEKKLEGPLPGVPGERAGRRLEFTPNLTQAEYEAMVERALEYIRAGDIFQVVPSLRLSAPLHVHPFAVYRALRSVNPSPYMGFLELGEVTLVSCSPESLLRSDGRKVVTRPIAGTRRRGQDAAEDQALAEELLSDEKERAEHVMLVDLSRNDLGRVCRYGTVRPKELMRVENYSHVMHIVSTVEGELREDQSPLDALAAVLPMGTVSGAPKIRAMEIIEELEPSRRGPYGGSFGYLAYDGHMDQALTLRTIVVAAGQIHIQAGAGVVYDSIPANEYQECLNKAQAMLKAVRLAEEGL; the protein is encoded by the coding sequence ATGACACAAAACCTCATGATCCCGGTCAAAAAGACTTTGCTGGCCGACCTCGAGACCCCTGTCTCGGCCTACCTCAAGCTCTCGGAGAAGGCCACCCCTAGCTTTCTGTTGGAGTCGGTGGAGGGGGGCAAGGCCTGGGCCAGGTGGAGTTTTGTGGGCGTTGGGGCGCGGCGGACTTTCCGCTTCAAGGACGGGGTGTTTACGGTCAACGGCGAGCGGGTCGAGGCTCGGGATCCCTTGCGCACCCTCTACCAGGCTATCCACCGCCCGATTGCCCCGGACCCCGACCTACCCCTCTTTTGGGGCGGGGCGGTGGGCTACGCGGCCTACGACCTGATCCGCCACTACGAGAAGCTGCCCGCGCTCAAGCCCGACCTGCTGGGCGTTCCAGATCTGCTCTTCGTCGAGCCCGAAGTGCTGGTGGTCTTTGACCAGTTCAAGCAGCAGCTGCACATCGTAGCCCCTGCGGAAGAAGGGGGCAAGGCAGAAGCCCTCGAGCGCATCGCCTGGGCCGAGAAGAAGCTGGAAGGTCCGCTGCCCGGCGTGCCCGGCGAACGGGCCGGGCGGCGGCTGGAGTTCACTCCCAACCTCACGCAGGCCGAGTACGAGGCCATGGTGGAGCGGGCGCTGGAGTACATCCGCGCGGGCGACATCTTCCAGGTGGTGCCCAGCCTGCGCCTGTCGGCGCCCCTCCACGTGCACCCCTTCGCCGTCTACCGGGCCTTGCGCTCGGTCAACCCCAGCCCCTACATGGGTTTCCTCGAGCTGGGCGAGGTCACGCTGGTCTCGTGCAGCCCCGAGAGCCTGCTGCGCTCCGACGGGCGCAAGGTGGTCACCCGCCCCATCGCCGGCACCCGCCGCCGGGGGCAGGACGCCGCCGAGGACCAGGCCCTGGCCGAAGAGCTCCTCTCCGACGAGAAGGAACGGGCCGAGCACGTCATGCTCGTGGACCTCTCCCGCAACGACCTGGGCCGGGTCTGCCGCTACGGCACGGTGCGCCCCAAAGAACTCATGCGCGTGGAGAACTACTCGCACGTCATGCACATCGTCTCGACCGTGGAGGGCGAGCTGCGCGAGGACCAGAGCCCCCTCGACGCCCTGGCCGCGGTGCTGCCAATGGGCACGGTCTCAGGGGCGCCCAAGATCCGGGCCATGGAGATCATCGAGGAGCTCGAGCCCTCCCGCCGTGGGCCCTATGGCGGGAGTTTCGGCTATCTGGCCTACGACGGCCACATGGACCAGGCCCTCACCCTCAGGACCATCGTGGTGGCCGCCGGGCAAATCCACATCCAGGCCGGGGCGGGCGTAGTCTACGATTCCATACCCGCCAACGAATACCAGGAGTGCTTGAACAAAGCCCAGGCCATGCTCAAGGCGGTGCGGTTGGCCGAGGAGGGGTTGTGA
- the trpS gene encoding tryptophan--tRNA ligase: MTGQAIRKPASGKEIMKKRILTGIRPTGRLHVGHYFGMLRQIAELQDDFESLVMIADVQALTDNFHRPQKVRAMVLEVAYDLIAGGVDPARSTLFIQSLIPEIAELTLYYGNLVTISRLQQNPTVKAEIAQKRALFGNSVTYGFLGYPVSQAADITAFDADLVPVGEDQLPQIELTREIVRKFNQLYGPTLKEPQARVLHTARIRGLDGGSKMGKSLGNALFLSDEAATVDRKIRSALTDPQKLHLHDPGHPEVCTVFEYHGLFNREGLGSIAAECRSGVRGCVACKRELAERVNAFLEPHRRRRAELEARPSEVLEILMEGTRRARAIAREVLARVKERLHLDYLGGVA, from the coding sequence GTGACCGGCCAGGCAATCCGGAAACCGGCGAGCGGCAAGGAGATCATGAAGAAGCGAATTCTCACCGGCATCCGGCCCACCGGGCGGCTCCACGTGGGCCACTACTTCGGCATGCTCCGCCAGATAGCCGAGCTACAGGACGACTTCGAGAGTTTGGTGATGATCGCCGACGTACAAGCCCTCACCGACAACTTTCACCGGCCGCAGAAGGTGCGGGCGATGGTGCTCGAGGTGGCCTATGACCTTATTGCGGGCGGGGTGGATCCGGCCCGATCCACCCTCTTCATCCAATCCCTCATTCCCGAAATCGCCGAGCTCACCCTCTACTACGGCAACCTGGTGACGATCTCGAGGCTACAGCAGAACCCTACCGTCAAGGCCGAGATCGCCCAGAAGCGCGCGCTGTTTGGGAATTCGGTCACCTATGGCTTCCTGGGTTACCCCGTCTCGCAAGCCGCCGACATCACCGCCTTCGACGCCGACCTGGTGCCGGTGGGCGAGGACCAACTGCCGCAAATCGAGCTAACCCGCGAGATCGTGCGCAAGTTCAACCAGCTCTACGGTCCCACGCTCAAGGAACCTCAGGCCCGCGTGCTCCACACCGCCCGCATCCGGGGTCTCGACGGCGGGAGCAAGATGGGCAAGAGTCTGGGGAACGCCCTCTTTCTCTCGGACGAGGCCGCCACAGTGGACCGAAAAATCCGCAGCGCCCTCACCGACCCCCAAAAACTCCACCTGCACGACCCCGGACATCCCGAGGTCTGCACGGTGTTCGAGTACCATGGGCTGTTCAACCGGGAAGGGCTCGGCTCCATCGCGGCGGAATGCCGCTCGGGGGTGCGGGGCTGCGTGGCCTGCAAGCGCGAACTGGCCGAGAGGGTAAACGCTTTCCTAGAGCCTCACCGCCGGCGTCGGGCCGAACTCGAGGCCCGCCCTAGCGAGGTGCTGGAGATCCTGATGGAAGGTACCCGCAGGGCGCGGGCCATCGCGCGGGAAGTCCTGGCGCGGGTCAAGGAGCGCCTACACCTGGACTACCTGGGAGGGGTGGCATGA
- a CDS encoding aminodeoxychorismate/anthranilate synthase component II — protein MKRILIIDNYDSFTYNLVQYLGELGAELAIWRNDQFRLEDVAAFDPDGIVVSPGPCTPKEAGLSVPLIRRYAPEYPILGVCLGHQSIAEAFGGRVVRHRLIVHGKTSPIQHDGSGIFAGLPTPFTATRYHSLVVEASFRGDSWEDLPPELRVNAWVDEAGGRTVMGLEHTRYPTYGVQFHPESILTELGRRILGNFLERCHPPMARS, from the coding sequence ATGAAGCGAATATTGATCATTGACAACTACGACTCCTTCACCTACAACCTGGTGCAGTACCTGGGCGAGCTGGGCGCGGAGCTCGCGATCTGGCGCAACGACCAGTTCCGGCTCGAGGACGTCGCCGCTTTCGACCCCGACGGGATCGTGGTCTCTCCCGGTCCCTGCACCCCCAAAGAAGCGGGGCTCTCGGTGCCGCTGATCCGGCGCTACGCCCCCGAGTACCCCATCCTGGGGGTGTGCCTGGGCCACCAGAGCATCGCCGAGGCCTTCGGAGGGCGGGTGGTGCGGCACAGGCTCATCGTGCACGGCAAGACCAGCCCCATCCAGCACGACGGCAGCGGAATCTTCGCCGGGCTGCCCACCCCCTTCACCGCTACCCGCTACCACTCGCTGGTAGTCGAGGCGTCGTTTCGCGGCGATAGCTGGGAGGACTTGCCGCCGGAGCTTCGGGTGAATGCTTGGGTAGACGAGGCCGGAGGGCGTACGGTGATGGGCCTCGAGCACACCCGCTACCCCACCTACGGGGTACAGTTCCACCCCGAGAGCATCCTCACCGAGCTGGGGCGGCGGATCCTGGGCAACTTTCTTGAGCGGTGTCACCCGCCTATGGCCCGTTCTTAG
- a CDS encoding glycosyltransferase family 2 protein, with translation MVSVIVPTHNRQALLERKLQALEGQEGEFEVIVVADGCTDGTVEWLERYPAGFPLRRLETEGKGAAHARNRGAEIARGDILLFSDDDVIPRPGWIVAHQRAHSRPNTVAVGRLLLPPGLKGSGAAELPGPPLFWWNATGNNTSLPKALFEEVGGYDSAHFAGYGGEDPDLAYRLRKAGARFVFLREAEAIHEAWDYQNSALRRARSAGAAHMRLYRKYDDAAIAWALGVHPVLLVLKMTLLPWTKRLWGPRGDYELAYAWGAWEEYRAAK, from the coding sequence ATGGTTTCGGTAATCGTGCCCACCCACAACCGCCAAGCTCTGCTCGAGCGCAAGCTGCAAGCGCTGGAGGGGCAAGAGGGCGAGTTCGAGGTGATCGTGGTCGCGGATGGCTGCACCGACGGCACGGTGGAATGGCTGGAGCGCTATCCGGCGGGGTTTCCGCTTCGGCGGCTCGAGACCGAGGGAAAGGGTGCGGCCCACGCCCGCAACCGGGGGGCGGAGATAGCCCGAGGGGATATCCTGCTGTTTTCCGATGATGACGTGATCCCTCGCCCGGGGTGGATCGTGGCGCACCAAAGGGCGCACTCCAGGCCCAACACCGTAGCGGTGGGCCGCTTGCTGCTCCCGCCGGGGCTCAAAGGCAGCGGAGCCGCCGAGCTACCCGGGCCTCCCCTCTTCTGGTGGAACGCTACCGGCAACAACACCAGCCTGCCCAAAGCCCTGTTCGAGGAAGTGGGGGGCTATGACAGCGCGCACTTCGCGGGTTACGGAGGGGAGGATCCCGACCTTGCCTACCGGCTTAGGAAGGCCGGGGCGCGATTTGTGTTCCTCAGGGAAGCCGAGGCCATCCACGAGGCCTGGGACTACCAAAACAGCGCCCTGCGGCGGGCGCGTAGCGCTGGAGCAGCCCACATGCGGCTTTACCGCAAATACGACGATGCGGCCATCGCCTGGGCGCTGGGGGTTCACCCGGTACTGCTGGTGCTTAAGATGACCCTTCTGCCCTGGACCAAGCGGCTTTGGGGTCCTCGGGGCGATTACGAGCTGGCCTATGCCTGGGGCGCTTGGGAGGAGTACCGCGCGGCGAAGTAA
- a CDS encoding glycosyltransferase family 2 protein, giving the protein MELSVIIPTHNRASLVSRVTRAFLAEKGVEFEVIVVDDGSSDDTAERLGAIPDPRLRLVRQPNQKLAAARNRGLQEARGTHVLFNDDDIIPEPGFLLAHLEAHRLYPGSAIVSRVRVPDAVARTPFQRYWQARLHAGTDPLKPGQILGKGGFWAASISFLRQDLPERPFGEFPAYGWEEHELGLRLWRRGVRPRFWPKAQAWHYDPVTLEAMLEKWRSMGRMAWRFYATHKSLEVALWTGTHPLSLALKRWLYPWSKAEALLAERFWEEREGAAGKYRFLLEAAYTQGLLEGRLR; this is encoded by the coding sequence ATGGAGCTCAGCGTCATCATCCCTACCCATAACCGGGCCTCCCTGGTGAGCCGGGTGACGCGGGCGTTTCTGGCCGAGAAGGGGGTGGAGTTCGAGGTGATCGTGGTGGACGACGGCTCGAGCGACGACACCGCCGAGCGCCTTGGCGCCATACCAGACCCCCGGCTCCGCCTCGTCCGCCAGCCCAACCAGAAGCTGGCCGCCGCCCGCAACCGCGGCCTGCAAGAGGCCCGCGGAACCCATGTGCTCTTCAACGACGACGACATCATCCCCGAGCCGGGGTTTCTGCTCGCCCACCTCGAGGCCCATCGCCTCTATCCCGGTTCGGCCATCGTGAGTCGGGTCCGGGTGCCCGACGCGGTGGCCCGCACCCCCTTCCAGCGCTACTGGCAAGCCCGCCTACACGCCGGAACCGATCCGCTCAAACCCGGGCAGATCCTGGGAAAAGGCGGCTTTTGGGCGGCCAGCATCTCGTTTTTGCGGCAAGATCTGCCCGAGCGGCCCTTCGGCGAGTTTCCCGCATACGGCTGGGAAGAGCACGAGCTGGGGTTGCGGCTGTGGCGCCGGGGGGTTCGGCCCCGGTTCTGGCCCAAGGCCCAGGCCTGGCACTACGACCCGGTAACCCTCGAGGCCATGCTGGAAAAATGGCGGAGCATGGGCCGCATGGCCTGGAGGTTTTACGCGACCCACAAAAGCCTCGAGGTGGCCCTCTGGACGGGAACCCACCCCCTCTCCCTGGCGCTGAAACGCTGGCTTTACCCCTGGAGCAAGGCCGAAGCGCTCCTGGCCGAGCGCTTCTGGGAGGAGCGCGAAGGGGCTGCGGGCAAGTACAGGTTCCTGCTCGAGGCTGCTTATACCCAAGGGCTCCTGGAAGGACGCCTCCGATGA
- a CDS encoding glycosyltransferase family 2 protein, translating to MNPPLVWILLLNYRQWQDTLDCLAALDRLDYPHFRVLVVDNASPNDSVVRLRQARPQLELLTLPSNRGFAGGNNPGLRLALERGAEYVWLLNPDTRPDPAALGQMVALAEADPGLGAVGAVLYEMERPERVQAWGGGEVSLLWGQIRLLTAPDRLSRLSYISGASLLLRGAALRSVGFLDEGFFIYGEDVDLGLRMRRAGWRLGVAPAARVWHRGGSSWGKDHTTADEHFAAYNTRLWRKHSPIPLLAVAGYTLFWTLEYGLRRRWASLAALWRGVRRGWRLPLEEDHG from the coding sequence ATGAACCCCCCGTTGGTCTGGATCCTGTTGCTCAACTACCGCCAATGGCAGGATACCCTCGACTGCCTGGCCGCCCTGGATCGGCTGGACTATCCCCACTTTCGCGTGCTGGTGGTGGACAATGCCTCGCCCAACGACTCGGTGGTGCGCTTGCGGCAGGCCCGACCCCAGCTCGAGTTGCTGACGCTGCCCAGCAACCGAGGGTTCGCGGGGGGAAACAACCCCGGTCTGCGCTTGGCGCTCGAGCGCGGGGCGGAGTATGTGTGGCTGTTGAACCCAGACACCCGGCCAGATCCAGCGGCGTTGGGCCAGATGGTAGCGCTGGCCGAAGCAGACCCCGGTCTGGGGGCAGTAGGGGCGGTGCTGTACGAGATGGAGCGGCCTGAACGGGTCCAGGCCTGGGGAGGAGGAGAAGTCAGCCTCCTTTGGGGTCAGATCCGCCTGTTGACCGCTCCTGATCGGCTGTCGCGGCTAAGCTATATCAGCGGGGCTAGCCTGTTGCTGCGCGGGGCGGCGCTGAGGTCGGTCGGCTTTCTGGACGAAGGGTTTTTTATCTACGGCGAGGACGTGGATTTGGGGCTGCGCATGCGTCGGGCCGGATGGCGCTTGGGGGTGGCCCCCGCCGCCCGAGTCTGGCACCGGGGCGGCAGCTCCTGGGGCAAGGACCATACCACCGCCGATGAACACTTCGCCGCCTACAACACCCGGCTCTGGCGCAAACACAGCCCAATCCCCCTGCTGGCGGTGGCCGGGTACACCCTGTTTTGGACCCTGGAGTACGGCTTGAGGCGGCGGTGGGCCAGCCTGGCCGCCCTGTGGCGGGGCGTACGCCGGGGTTGGCGGCTGCCGTTGGAGGAAGACCATGGATGA
- the trpD gene encoding anthranilate phosphoribosyltransferase → MDELKKALHAEPLTQDEAYRLMLRIMAGDLTPAQTAGVLIALRVRGETLEEITGFARGMREAAVPVRVARKPLLDIVGTGGVAPDAFNISTTTCFVAAAGGVAVAKHGNRAASSRSGSFDLIEALGIRIDLPPERVAEAIETLGIGFLFARNHHPAMRFVAPVRAELGVRTVFNLLGPLTNPAFATHNLVGVSSPALLEPFAQALHNLGSEAAMVVHGEAQLSTGTVGVDELVLGRNQVAEIRGGRMRTYTLHPEEVGLEPAPYEAIKGGTPQENAAIARAILAGEEKGPKRDAVLMNAGAAFYLVGKTTTLREGVALAKEILEDKTALELLEKLVGFSGSPKTAS, encoded by the coding sequence ATGGATGAACTCAAAAAAGCTTTACACGCCGAGCCGCTCACTCAAGACGAGGCCTACCGGCTGATGCTCCGGATCATGGCGGGTGACCTGACCCCGGCCCAGACCGCGGGGGTGCTGATCGCCCTGCGGGTGCGGGGGGAGACCTTGGAGGAGATCACCGGCTTCGCCCGGGGGATGCGCGAGGCGGCGGTGCCGGTGCGGGTCGCGCGCAAGCCCCTCTTGGACATCGTGGGTACCGGCGGGGTGGCGCCGGATGCCTTCAACATCTCGACCACCACCTGCTTCGTGGCCGCGGCGGGGGGGGTGGCGGTGGCCAAGCACGGCAACCGGGCGGCCTCCTCGCGCTCGGGTTCCTTCGACCTGATCGAAGCCCTGGGGATCAGGATCGACCTTCCTCCCGAGCGGGTGGCCGAGGCCATCGAGACCCTAGGGATTGGCTTTCTCTTCGCCCGCAACCACCACCCGGCGATGCGCTTTGTGGCCCCGGTGCGGGCGGAGCTGGGGGTGCGCACGGTGTTCAATCTGCTGGGGCCTCTGACCAACCCGGCCTTCGCCACCCACAACCTGGTGGGGGTCTCGAGCCCTGCCCTGCTCGAGCCTTTTGCGCAGGCACTGCACAACCTAGGTTCGGAGGCGGCGATGGTGGTGCACGGCGAGGCCCAGCTCTCGACCGGAACGGTAGGGGTGGACGAACTCGTACTGGGGCGCAATCAGGTGGCCGAGATCCGCGGGGGGCGGATGCGCACCTACACCCTCCACCCCGAGGAAGTAGGGCTCGAGCCCGCCCCCTACGAGGCCATTAAAGGCGGCACGCCGCAGGAAAACGCCGCCATCGCCCGGGCCATCCTCGCCGGGGAGGAAAAAGGCCCCAAACGCGACGCGGTGCTCATGAACGCGGGGGCCGCTTTTTATCTGGTGGGCAAGACCACCACCCTTCGCGAAGGGGTGGCGCTGGCCAAGGAGATCCTGGAGGACAAAACCGCGCTCGAGTTGCTGGAGAAGCTGGTCGGGTTTAGCGGGTCGCCAAAAACCGCAAGCTGA
- the gyrB gene encoding DNA topoisomerase (ATP-hydrolyzing) subunit B, producing the protein MSTDLTAQYDASAIKVLKGLEGVRHRPAMYIGGTQADGYHHLFKEILDNSVDEALAGYATEIITSLHPDGSITVEDNGRGIPVDIMPEEGKPAVEVIYTVLHAGGKFEEGAYKVSGGLHGVGASVVNALAEYTRVEVFRDEKHYLIEFSRGEVTKPLTQIGNAKGKRGTRVTFLPDATIFDPGLKFEASRIRNRLREVSFLVAGLRLVFKDEVHQKEEVFFDKGGVASFAKFLAEGEEALYEKPVLLQGEVDVVSVEVGLIHTKGYSNQLVSYANMIPTKDGGTHVSGFKTAYTRAINAYAKKAGLVKGDLEPTGDDLLEGVFCVVSVKIPQPQFEGQTKGKLLNPEAGTAVSKVVYEKLTDWLEENPRAAKLIYEKAQRAAQAREAARKARELVRRKDALESDELPGKLADCQSEDPAEAELFIVEGDSAGGSAKQGRDRRFQAILPLRGKILNVEKAGLGKALKNAEVRAMVAAIGAGIDSNVEEAHFNLEDLRYHKIIIMTDADVDGSHIRTLLLTFFYRYMRPILEGGYLYIAQPPLYRLQVGGGKNAKVQYLFNDEALKEAIAKLPERASYEVQRFKGLGEMNPEQLWETTMDPAKRVLKQVTMEDALYANEIFEALMGQDVAPRREFIEENARFAQLDI; encoded by the coding sequence GTGAGCACAGACCTAACCGCCCAGTACGACGCATCCGCGATCAAAGTTCTGAAGGGGCTCGAGGGGGTCCGCCACCGCCCGGCCATGTACATCGGCGGGACCCAGGCCGACGGTTACCACCACCTCTTCAAGGAAATCCTGGACAACTCGGTGGACGAGGCCCTGGCCGGGTATGCCACCGAAATCATCACCTCCTTACACCCTGACGGCTCCATCACCGTCGAGGACAACGGGCGCGGTATCCCCGTAGACATCATGCCGGAAGAGGGAAAACCCGCGGTGGAGGTGATCTACACCGTGCTTCACGCCGGGGGCAAGTTCGAGGAGGGGGCCTACAAGGTCTCCGGCGGCCTGCACGGGGTGGGGGCCAGCGTGGTCAACGCCCTGGCTGAGTATACCCGGGTGGAGGTCTTCCGTGACGAGAAACACTACCTCATCGAGTTCAGCCGCGGCGAGGTAACTAAACCCCTGACCCAGATCGGGAACGCCAAGGGCAAGCGCGGTACCCGGGTGACCTTCTTGCCCGACGCCACCATCTTCGACCCCGGCCTCAAGTTCGAGGCCAGCCGCATCCGCAACCGTCTGCGCGAGGTGAGCTTCTTGGTAGCGGGCCTGCGGCTGGTGTTCAAGGACGAAGTCCACCAGAAAGAAGAGGTGTTCTTCGACAAAGGGGGGGTGGCCTCGTTCGCCAAGTTTTTGGCCGAAGGCGAAGAGGCCCTCTACGAGAAGCCGGTGCTGCTCCAGGGCGAGGTGGACGTGGTGAGCGTGGAGGTGGGGTTGATCCACACCAAGGGCTACAGCAACCAGCTGGTGAGCTACGCCAACATGATCCCCACCAAAGACGGCGGTACCCACGTCTCCGGCTTCAAAACCGCCTATACCCGGGCCATCAACGCCTACGCCAAGAAGGCCGGGCTGGTCAAGGGCGACCTCGAGCCCACCGGCGACGACCTGCTGGAGGGGGTGTTCTGCGTGGTCTCGGTGAAGATTCCGCAGCCGCAGTTCGAGGGCCAGACCAAGGGTAAGCTCTTGAACCCCGAGGCCGGAACCGCAGTGAGCAAGGTGGTCTACGAAAAGCTTACGGACTGGCTGGAGGAAAACCCCCGCGCGGCCAAGCTGATCTATGAAAAAGCCCAGCGAGCCGCCCAGGCCCGCGAGGCCGCCCGCAAGGCCCGCGAGCTGGTGCGCCGCAAGGACGCGCTGGAGTCCGACGAACTCCCCGGCAAGCTGGCCGACTGCCAGTCCGAAGACCCCGCCGAGGCCGAGCTCTTCATCGTGGAGGGAGACTCGGCGGGGGGCAGCGCTAAGCAGGGCCGCGATCGCCGCTTCCAGGCCATCCTGCCGCTGCGCGGCAAGATTCTGAACGTGGAGAAAGCCGGCCTGGGCAAGGCCCTCAAAAACGCCGAGGTGCGGGCCATGGTGGCAGCCATCGGGGCGGGCATTGACTCCAACGTGGAAGAGGCCCATTTCAACCTCGAGGACCTGCGCTACCACAAGATCATCATCATGACCGACGCCGACGTGGACGGCTCGCACATCCGCACCCTCTTGCTCACCTTCTTTTACCGTTACATGCGCCCGATCCTCGAGGGCGGCTACCTCTACATCGCCCAGCCGCCCTTGTACCGGCTGCAAGTGGGGGGGGGAAAAAACGCCAAAGTGCAGTACCTCTTCAACGACGAGGCCCTCAAGGAGGCCATCGCCAAGCTCCCGGAACGAGCAAGCTACGAGGTGCAGCGCTTCAAGGGCTTGGGCGAGATGAACCCCGAGCAGCTCTGGGAGACCACCATGGACCCGGCCAAGCGGGTGCTGAAGCAGGTCACCATGGAAGACGCCCTCTACGCCAACGAAATCTTCGAAGCCCTGATGGGTCAGGACGTGGCCCCGCGCCGTGAGTTCATCGAAGAAAATGCCCGCTTTGCCCAGCTTGATATCTAG